The DNA region ATTCATATTGGTGCTCGAACCAACATTCAAGATGGTAGCGTACTGCATGTAACCCATAAAAATGCTGAGAATCCCAACGGCTATCCGCTAATCATTGGTAATGATGTCACTATTGGTCATAAAGTAATGTTACACGGCTGCGAAATCCACGATCGTGTATTGGTTGGTATGGGAGCAATCGTTTTAGATAACGTTGTTGTCGAATCAGACGTAATGATAGGCGCTGGAAGTTTAGTCCCACCGGGGAAAGTATTAGAAAGTGGTTACTTATATGTGGGCAGTCCGGTAAAACAAGCTCGCCCTCTATCAGAGAAAGAACGAGCTTTCTTGCAAAAGTCTGCCAATAACTATGTGCAGAACAAAAACGACTACATTAACGAATGTGGAAGACATCAATGAGTAGTTAGGAATAGCCCGCTAATCGATGATGATATGGCCTTCTTCACTGAAGGCTTCCTCTTCTATTAACTCTTCGGCGATTTCTTCAAGATCAAAGCGGTAATCAGTAAATACTTTGATTGCCGCTTGCTCAGTTTCAATCAGTGAACCACTGAGTTTTGCTAACTTTTGTTTAGTGACATAACACTCAATCAGCGCACCTGATTGCTGCGCAGCAAAATTTACCGA from Vibrio hyugaensis includes:
- a CDS encoding DUF1488 domain-containing protein, which produces MNQSILFPDMQSWDEASQSVNFAAQQSGALIECYVTKQKLAKLSGSLIETEQAAIKVFTDYRFDLEEIAEELIEEEAFSEEGHIIID